CACTGGGAGTGTTTACTCACGAAGCACAGTGGCCGGCAGTCATGACCCAGTTAGGGGCCGACCGAGGTAGCCCCACAAGCGTGGCAGCATGTGGAGGTGCTGCGGAAAGATCTGGAAACAGAGAAGCTGGATATACACATCTTGAAATACACTCAACACACCTTGAGAATATGGTAGCCAAACAGATGGAATCTAAATGGGGATTTGTCAAGGGGTTGCGTCTTCGTCTTGAATGCTTAAATCTTGGTTTGTGATCAATATTTTTGTTTACGTTTATTGTTTTCCATAAACCATAACTGAGCAAACAGCATTCTTTTAGGTTTGCTACAAACTGTCACGGCCGTAGCCATacccctccctgtgtctgtcattgtcttcacctgggTCTCGTTGAGTGGTTTCAGTACTCGTTAGTGTTatcgtgtccacctgtgtcttgtttggttctgtgtatttaggttcctgttttatatctagtctttgtcttgtccttaccctTGTTACTGTGAGTCACCCTGTCAGTTTGCCGATTCTTGTTTAATGCTCAGTCTGGCTacctctcctgcgtttgggacCACACCACACACCGTAACACAAACCTGCATATTGTCGCTGTCAGGCAGGCTATGGATCACCTTAAATGTTTGTCTGTGGGTTTAACACATATTTAACCAATGTCAAGTATGAAATGGACCTTGTAACTAAATCTCCTAACAGTCGCACGTGACATATGCAAGGATCTGACGATGTAAAAACGTATAGACTTTAATGGCACTTTGTTCAATCATTTTATATGatgtattatatatttttctccTGAAAAGTAACAGGTTTGGAAGTCAAAGGtttccagattttttttttttgaattttCTAACGATACTTGGACAGTGGCTCTGGTGAAAGAAACCTGGCATTGAGTTGGAGAGAACAGCTACTCGGCATAGTTAACTTGCAGCAGGAAAATAACTAATTTCATCATCTTTCCTCCCCAGATTTGGGAAGGATCTTTTTATACCCCTCCCCAAACTACTCACACAACTCTGGGGACTTCCCCCTATGAATACTGTgcactcccctctctcacacagccacacacaaacagattcaTACACTGAAGAATTTGGTTTTAGACCTGTTCACAAGTCGTGTACACACTGGGACACCCTCCCCTGGGAGTCCATGTTCCTAGTTCCACTTCCACCTGTACCAAGACTAAGACATGTCCCTGAATgtcagtcagatggctgagcggtgagggagtcgggctagtaatcagaaggttgccggatcgattccccaccgtgtcaaatgacgttgtgtccttgggcaaggcacttcaccctacttgcctcggggggaatgtccctgtacttactgtaagtcgctctggaaaagagtgtctgctaaatgactaaaatgaagGACAGCACTGTGTCCACAGGAGGCTAAAATAACCATACGTTGAAATATCCTTCCACACTAGACTCATTCAACAGTTAATAATACAGAGAAAGTTACACATTTATACTTCAAAGTTTAACCACAGAGTTACATTTCGTTTAATGTTTCATGATCGAGTACAATTCATGATTgcctaatacaaaaaaaaactagaaCTACAATCCGGAACTACAGGTTATTTTGACACAGCAGAGTCAACGGAGTCTCATTCTATTGTTTGTTGAACGTCACcccagtgcatgctgggagacttGGTCCAGGAGGCGGAGGTGAAACGAGGTCAGGCGGCTCAAGACCTCCTCCAGCGTGTCAGGACGGGTCAGGATACACAGTCTTGGTGGGGAAAACAAAGGTTGTCACAggaaccaaaacacacacacatacacactacagtCTCATACCTGAGGTGATAactgccctctctctgcccatgTTCACTCCCTGCTCCTacgcacacaccctcctcctccagtaacAGGTGACTGTACAACACATCTACCTCCACTTGCAATGCCTACGCACACAAAAAAGGATACAACAGAAAAGGATACAAACATTGTTTTGAGTCAGTGACGTGTTTTTGTCATCCCACTTCGTAATCTGCAGCTCAGTTTCCTAATTGATGTACGGTATCAGGGTATAAAGGGATGACATCGAGCATGGCTGGAAAACtagtaagggtgtgtgtgtttgttctcacCATTGCCTGTGCCATCAGTGCAGGGGGAGGGCTCAGTttggggtagagagagacaccTCCCATTACTGGCTGACAGCTCACACCTGGCAGACCAATCAGACACTCCCAAGCCTGTTGAGCATTCTGGGCCAGAGTGTTCCGATTGGAGAGAACCTCCTTGGTGGAAAACAAGAGTTCAATCAGTCTTTTCGGTCATAAGTTCCTTCTAGGTTTAGTCTGAACACTTGATATCAAACATGAATAAACAAAGCAACAAGCCAAAGTTGTGTTACTCAAGTCACAATAGGTACAGGTATAGGGAGTCAAGGGCTGAgaggttgtgtccttgggcaaagcacttcaccctacttgcctcggggaaataccctgtacttactgtaagtcgctctggataagagcgtctgctaaatgactaaatgtaatgtaaatgcacAACATGGATATGACCTGAAACGAACTCAGTTTCAAGTCAATGTGACACTTTCATATTGATGTTTGCTTATGGTGTAACTGCCAAGCGTGTGACCACGTCACCTGTTTGTACGTGCCGTAGGACACCTCGCCAGGCTCAGGGGGACGGACCATAACCTCCAGAGCCAGCTGTCCTGGAACCGGGGCGCAGATGTCACAACAGAATAGTGTCTCAGCAAACAGCATCACATCTGGGTCCACGTTAACCAGCTCCATGTAACCCGCCCGCAGGCCACACCTAAACACAGGGagaaaccacacagacacaaacatttacattttagccatttagcagacgctcttatccagagcgactcgcagtaagtacagggacatcccccccccgtggcaagtagggtgaagtgccgtgcccaaggacacaacgtcattttgcacggccaggaatcgaaccggtgaccttctgattactagtccgattctctaaccgctcagccacctgactcaaaCACAACAATACAGATGATTACAACAGATTCTAAAGTTGTTCTTCCCTGGATTACCAGAGCTTAGATTTACTGACTGTGGTTGAGTTCATGTTATGTATTCCATTGAAAGGAACTGTTTGAAAATATTATCACCATTAGTTAATCATTTCCCAGAGTCCAAACACTGGACACTGTTTAATGTCTGGCCTACAAATGGGTTACTGCAGGCCGGCCAACTCACTCTCCCAGGACGCTTTTGGATAAGGAGTGGAAGGAGGCCATCTGGACCGTCTTGGAGTACTGTCTGCCCATCTCAAACAGAACCCTCTTATAGGACACAAAATCTCTGCCCTTTCCATACACACTGTCCTGGTACACCTATAGGGCAGAGAAAGGACAGAGGGGTGGCGGGGTTGAGAATGAAAGGGTGTGGGGGAGTCGGGGGTTGAACGTCCAGAGGGGCATGGGACTGGGGTGATGAATGATGCATGACTGTGTGACACTGCGACACTGCGAAGGAACACAAAGCAAACTTGTACTGCAAGTAATGCAAGCTGGCTCCAAAAGGTGCATTTGGGTCAATTTGGAAATTGTCATTTACCTCGTCAACCAATAGGAAAAGTTTTTCCTCAGCAGCAAATTGAATCACTTCCTCGATTGATTGCCTGCTCTGCACATGACCTACAGTATTAAAGCAAATAACTGGACAATGTAGGTCAACGGGAAATACAGTAGATAGAGTCATAGCCAGCCTCATCATCATGTGAAAGACAGACAACAAATTGATATGGATTTAGAATATCACAGTAGCCTACCTGTGGGATTGCCTGGGTTGCTGATGTAAATGGCTCTGGGGTGACAGCGCCCCCTAGCATGTTGGAGTGCCCAGTGAAGCTGATCCACCTCCAGGGCCCAGCCCTGTTCTTCATGGAGGGGGTACGGCACCAGGCAGACCCCCGCCACATCCAGCACCATGGGAAGCGTGcggggccagggctggggggctAAAACACCTGTCTGGGACAGCCCCTCACCCCTGGCCAGAAGCTTGAGGACCACCTGCCGAGCAGATTCATCTATGGATGATGAGCTGTTTCTTCGATATTCTCATGAGCAAAAGGAGTCTAAATGTCTGCGTGTGTAACTGTGTCAGGGCATTGTGCTTTCACTGAGAAGCATCTCTGCTTGGTCTCACCGTCAGGGCTTGCTGAGAGCCAGCAGAGATGAAGATGTTCTGGGAGTGTGAAGGCACGCCAGCATCTCGACGGGTGATGAACTCTGCGACGCTGCTCTGGACATGAAGTAGGCCAGCGGAGTCTGAGTAAGAACCTGCCAACGAAGAAGACAGATTGACCAAATGGATTTTTCGGGACATACGGAATGTTCTGCCGCCGTAAAGTGTGGTTCACTGCTCGTGTTGTCAACATTCTTCCTTGGGATTTCACAAATCGAAATAAAGTCTGACGGGAAGAGTCTGAATTGTGTAGGAGCAGAGCATCAAACCTTCTGTTTCACAATTGTTGCACGAATCATGTTGATACAAAGGTTATGGGATGTGCAAAGATCGCATGTCGTGGAAACCCATCCGCTTTAAAGTACAGCCTTCCCCATCGCAGCGGGTGCAAAGAATCAAAGGTCTGTCCCTGGACTTTACATTAACAGGGAGAGATCTGTTGGAGGGTGACGCAAGGGGCTAGGATGAGAATTTCAGAGGTGTTTCAACATCAAGTCTTTCAACTCACCCACGCTGCCTCCATCACAGCCTCTCAGCAAGTCCTGGACTCTCTTCCTGGCATCTTGAGGAAGACTGTCACCATACAGGAGCTCTGGGTACAGACACCCAGCCAAGACCTGggtcatgacacacacacatacacatgtaatacacacacacatacagtacacacacatgtaatacacacagcacagtatatatacacatataatacacacagacacacagtagtaCTTCCACAAACGTACTCCCGAACACACACGCATCCCATCTACAGtttaagagatggagagaaagacagacggaCAAATagctagacagacagacgaatGGATGGAtgttgggagtcaggtggctgagcggttagggaatcgggctagtaatctgaaggtcgccagttcaaaatgacgttgtgtccttgggcaagacatttcaccctacttgcctcgggggaatgtccctgaacttactgtaagtcgctctggataagagcgtctgctaaatgactaaatgtaatgtagagtGCGTCAGAATGATACTCTACCTGTCGAACAAAAGAGAAAGGTTTCATCCCTGCCCTATGGGAGTCATCTGAGCTGACGTCAATCACTTTTTGGAATGGTTTTCGTTCTACCTGCAGAGAGTACAGACTTAGGCAGGTGGACCagatgtttgtttgtatgtttaaCATTAGAGAACCTCAACATAAATGTCAATCACCACTCGAAAGTGAGCGGTTCATTTTCACTGATTACCAATGTTGAATTCAAACAATATATATTCTTGTAATCACTGAAACAATCATTAGActacagacaggtgtgtgtctgagtgattTACCTTCAGTGTGGCCCACTTCTGCAGAGACTCCTGGGGTGACACTCTGGGCTCCCCCATCCTGGATTTCACGTCCTGAACGAAACTCATCCTGATGGATGGCTCGCTGACTAACATTGACTGACTGATACTATGGGGACATGAACTTCAAACCAAAGTCCCAACCAagccctacccctagcccttCCTAATCCAATGACTTTATCCAGTCAGGTAGTAGGAATGTGTAAGCGCTGAAAATGACTGATGAAAAGGGCGTGCTGACCATCTAACAGAGGGAGTTAAAGACTCTTGAAAATGATTGAGACCTGAGAGTCACATAGTGGTTTAATCTTAAAGAACTGTTGTTTATCTAAGAATTACAGTTTACCCTCAggttaaaatattttaatgggCCGCAGTTAAAAATTGTTTTATTAAAAAGTACGTAATGACTTGCAGTGAATCATTGCCCAAATCCCAGTGAATGGCCaggtacagtactgtgcaaccAACA
The sequence above is a segment of the Hypomesus transpacificus isolate Combined female chromosome 26, fHypTra1, whole genome shotgun sequence genome. Coding sequences within it:
- the LOC124487436 gene encoding alanine aminotransferase 2-like isoform X1; the protein is MLVSEPSIRMSFVQDVKSRMGEPRVSPQESLQKWATLKVERKPFQKVIDVSSDDSHRAGMKPFSFVRQVLAGCLYPELLYGDSLPQDARKRVQDLLRGCDGGSVGSYSDSAGLLHVQSSVAEFITRRDAGVPSHSQNIFISAGSQQALTVVLKLLARGEGLSQTGVLAPQPWPRTLPMVLDVAGVCLVPYPLHEEQGWALEVDQLHWALQHARGRCHPRAIYISNPGNPTGHVQSRQSIEEVIQFAAEEKLFLLVDEVYQDSVYGKGRDFVSYKRVLFEMGRQYSKTVQMASFHSLSKSVLGECGLRAGYMELVNVDPDVMLFAETLFCCDICAPVPGQLALEVMVRPPEPGEVSYGTYKQEVLSNRNTLAQNAQQAWECLIGLPGVSCQPVMGGVSLYPKLSPPPALMAQAMALQVEVDVLYSHLLLEEEGVCVGAGSEHGQREGSYHLRLCILTRPDTLEEVLSRLTSFHLRLLDQVSQHALG
- the LOC124487436 gene encoding alanine aminotransferase 2-like isoform X2 translates to MLVSEPSIRMSFVQDVKSRMGEPRVSPQESLQKWATLKVERKPFQKVIDVSSDDSHRAGMKPFSFVRQVLAGCLYPELLYGDSLPQDARKRVQDLLRGCDGGSVGSYSDSAGLLHVQSSVAEFITRRDAGVPSHSQNIFISAGSQQALTVVLKLLARGEGLSQTGVLAPQPWPRTLPMVLDVAGVCLVPYPLHEEQGWALEVDQLHWALQHARGRCHPRAIYISNPGNPTGHVQSRQSIEEVIQFAAEEKLFLLVDEVYQDSVYGKGRDFVSYKRVLFEMGRQYSKTVQMASFHSLSKSVLGECGLRAGYMELVNVDPDVMLFAETLFCCDICAPVPGQLALEVMVRPPEPGEVSYGTYKQEVLSNRNTLAQNAQQAWECLIGLPGVSCQPVMGGVSLYPKLSPPPALMAQAMETELQITKWDDKNTSLTQNNVCILFCCILFCVRRHCKWR